In the Chryseobacterium sp. MYb264 genome, one interval contains:
- the recO gene encoding DNA repair protein RecO, whose translation MNSQNGFLISYLKYGENDAVLHCFTEEDGFQTFFLKGMYAKRNKKKALLLPLNQLSFSLTPVKGNGIQTISKFELLKNNDIYTDVKVNTIIFFISDFLNHILRNESKNMSICREIEEFISELTEKNYQAHLVFLIKILKIQGVSPLIGGEDFLDPETGTFSSTAHHQLFDNTISLIWKSILQSENPYEIKIRSSFRKQFLDSILVYYHYHITDFKTPVSLEVIQEIFQ comes from the coding sequence ATGAATTCACAAAACGGATTTTTAATTTCATACTTAAAATACGGAGAAAATGATGCTGTTTTGCATTGTTTCACAGAAGAAGACGGCTTTCAGACTTTTTTCTTAAAGGGCATGTATGCCAAAAGAAACAAGAAAAAAGCCTTACTTCTGCCGTTGAATCAACTCAGTTTTTCCCTGACCCCCGTTAAGGGAAACGGGATACAGACTATTTCTAAGTTCGAACTCCTAAAAAATAATGATATTTATACGGACGTAAAAGTAAATACCATTATATTCTTTATTTCGGATTTTTTGAATCATATTCTAAGAAATGAAAGTAAAAATATGAGTATTTGCCGGGAAATTGAAGAATTTATCAGTGAATTAACTGAAAAAAATTATCAGGCACATCTCGTTTTTTTAATTAAAATTTTAAAGATTCAAGGGGTATCCCCATTGATTGGTGGTGAAGATTTTCTTGACCCTGAAACCGGAACTTTCTCATCAACAGCTCATCATCAGTTATTCGACAATACCATTTCACTGATCTGGAAAAGCATTTTACAATCTGAAAATCCATATGAAATTAAGATTCGTTCCTCATTTCGAAAACAATTTTTAGACAGTATTTTGGTGTATTATCATTATCATATTACGGACTTTAAAACACCGGTGTCTCTGGAAGTTATTCAGGAGATATTTCAGTAA
- the porZ gene encoding type IX secretion system anionic LPS delivery protein PorZ — protein MKKLLISLGILASLQWVQAQNISSKKWTDLFSYNNVLVMKEGGGKIVAATENGIFFYTISTGEITKLSKANGLHDVKISAFDYNPQTNMGLVGYQNGSLDVITPDGVTYVVDIPLATGYTGNKKINHISINGNKATVSVGYGVSVFDLSKKEFNDSAFFINGGVYEASNEATIFDNKVFAVTNSGLKSHEINTNFPVYTTWTTEMAGSFNQIDSESVLSFGSATSAYLYNNGTPTALPVSFSAIRDVVVTNNDIIVTDANRIYTFGTNGVSSGSVGLAEDCNTATRVNGKVYGGTKLSGIKTEDNMIFKPDGPYNNISYKISLLNDQIWVSTGGRQAYNDNPAGRNMGYYHFNGTQWNYPEYFINNPIGFNILDVAPNPSNPAEAFFINHSFATNQKGIYKMENDVFKKVYKNNDSGPFNNRPAGISFDENNQLFVSVGLVDSPLGNVGYYVYDRTADDFTLVPIISAGNAQKPLTKNGILYIPSPFFDPGGLIMKDYGTNPLSTTAPYKIVKKDNGLPASGTVSVSVDKDDNVWIGTRLGLRILSNPKAAITDSSPQANPIIIEQNGLAEELFRDSTILQIESDTGNQKWVSVEDGGVYYLSSNGEQTIKHFTKENSPLPTNSVTDIKVDSKTGKVYFVTLDGIVAYQGDIGDVTSKFGNVLVYPNPVVYSNFKGKVTIKGLAEKTNIRIADAAGNVVHSAVARGGYYEWDLMSMKGKRVASGIYFVLMTNEDGSDKATAKIAVVN, from the coding sequence ATGAAAAAACTTTTAATTTCTCTTGGAATTTTAGCCTCCCTGCAGTGGGTACAGGCACAAAATATTTCTTCAAAAAAGTGGACCGATCTGTTTTCATACAACAACGTACTGGTCATGAAAGAAGGTGGTGGTAAAATAGTGGCAGCCACAGAAAACGGAATCTTTTTTTATACCATTTCGACAGGAGAAATTACAAAGTTATCGAAAGCCAACGGCCTTCATGATGTGAAGATCTCTGCATTTGACTATAATCCGCAAACCAATATGGGACTTGTAGGATACCAGAACGGCTCTCTGGATGTTATTACCCCGGACGGAGTAACCTATGTAGTAGATATTCCGCTGGCAACAGGATATACAGGAAATAAAAAAATCAATCATATCTCCATTAACGGAAATAAGGCGACTGTTTCCGTAGGGTATGGCGTTTCAGTCTTTGACCTATCAAAGAAAGAGTTCAACGATTCTGCGTTTTTCATTAACGGAGGAGTATATGAGGCAAGTAACGAAGCGACAATCTTTGATAATAAGGTATTTGCAGTCACCAATTCGGGTTTAAAAAGTCATGAAATCAATACCAATTTTCCGGTTTATACTACCTGGACTACAGAGATGGCAGGATCATTCAATCAGATAGATTCAGAATCTGTGCTTTCTTTCGGTTCTGCCACTTCAGCCTATCTCTATAACAATGGTACACCAACCGCTTTACCGGTTAGTTTTTCAGCCATTCGTGATGTTGTGGTAACAAATAATGATATTATCGTTACTGATGCCAACAGAATCTATACCTTCGGAACAAACGGTGTTTCCTCAGGAAGCGTCGGCCTCGCTGAAGATTGTAATACAGCGACCCGGGTGAATGGAAAAGTATATGGAGGAACCAAACTTTCCGGGATTAAAACTGAAGATAATATGATCTTCAAACCAGATGGTCCCTATAATAATATTTCCTATAAAATATCTTTATTAAATGACCAGATATGGGTCTCCACAGGAGGAAGGCAGGCCTATAATGATAATCCGGCAGGCCGGAATATGGGCTATTACCACTTCAACGGTACTCAATGGAATTATCCTGAATATTTTATCAATAATCCCATTGGTTTCAATATTCTCGATGTTGCCCCTAATCCTTCAAATCCTGCAGAAGCTTTTTTTATCAACCACAGCTTTGCGACCAACCAGAAAGGCATTTATAAAATGGAAAATGATGTCTTTAAGAAGGTTTACAAAAACAATGACTCAGGTCCATTTAATAACCGTCCGGCGGGGATAAGTTTTGATGAAAATAACCAGCTTTTTGTGTCTGTAGGTCTTGTAGACAGCCCCCTTGGTAATGTAGGATATTACGTGTACGACCGAACTGCTGATGATTTTACATTAGTTCCCATCATTTCTGCCGGAAATGCCCAGAAGCCTTTAACCAAAAACGGGATCCTTTATATTCCGAGTCCTTTTTTTGATCCTGGAGGATTGATTATGAAAGATTACGGAACGAATCCGCTCTCCACCACGGCACCTTATAAAATTGTGAAAAAAGATAATGGTCTGCCAGCGAGCGGAACTGTTTCCGTTAGTGTGGACAAAGACGATAACGTATGGATAGGTACCCGATTGGGGCTTAGAATTCTTTCTAATCCCAAAGCCGCAATTACCGATTCATCCCCACAGGCTAATCCTATTATTATTGAGCAGAATGGTCTGGCAGAAGAACTTTTCAGAGACAGTACTATTCTACAAATCGAATCGGATACAGGAAATCAAAAATGGGTTTCTGTTGAAGATGGAGGTGTTTATTACCTTTCGTCCAACGGAGAGCAGACCATCAAACACTTTACAAAAGAAAATTCTCCCTTGCCCACCAACAGTGTTACGGATATTAAAGTAGATAGCAAAACGGGGAAGGTATACTTTGTAACCCTTGACGGAATTGTAGCCTACCAAGGAGATATCGGAGATGTTACTTCAAAATTCGGGAACGTTCTGGTGTACCCCAACCCTGTCGTTTATTCTAATTTCAAAGGGAAAGTCACCATCAAAGGGCTTGCTGAGAAAACCAATATACGTATTGCCGATGCAGCAGGAAATGTTGTGCATTCTGCCGTGGCAAGAGGTGGGTATTATGAATGGGATCTTATGAGCATGAAGGGGAAAAGAGTGGCTTCAGGAATATATTTTGTCCTGATGACCAATGAAGACGGTTCCGATAAAGCAACTGCCAAAATAGCGGTAGTCAATTAA
- a CDS encoding bifunctional metallophosphatase/5'-nucleotidase produces MDRKKFLKALGGGTLAMALAPNMMMAEELNILDLKSANKLTILHTNDQHSRIEPFDASYTRNPNQGGFARRATLIQQIRNQESNVLLLDSGDIFQGTPYFNFFGGELEFKLMSMMKYDASTMGNHDFDNGLDGFLKVLPNANFPFICSNYDFKNTILDGKTSPYKIFNKNGIKVGLFGVGIQLDGLVGKKQYGETVYSDPIDVAQHYSNFLKNEQKCDLVICLSHIGYDYKDEPNKISDKILAAQTDNIDIILGGHTHTFLPQPESFTNKSGKNVLVNQVGWAGLLLGRIDFYFDTHKNVKHISWNNQVIDSSIIA; encoded by the coding sequence ATGGATAGAAAAAAGTTTTTAAAAGCACTAGGTGGCGGAACTTTGGCAATGGCTTTAGCTCCCAATATGATGATGGCAGAAGAATTAAATATTCTTGATCTGAAATCCGCAAACAAACTGACTATTCTTCATACCAACGATCAGCACAGCCGGATAGAACCATTTGATGCAAGCTATACCCGAAATCCCAATCAGGGAGGTTTTGCGAGAAGAGCCACTTTAATTCAGCAGATCAGAAATCAGGAATCTAATGTTTTACTTCTTGATTCCGGTGATATTTTTCAGGGGACTCCCTATTTTAATTTCTTCGGAGGCGAACTTGAATTTAAATTAATGTCGATGATGAAGTACGATGCCTCCACTATGGGAAATCATGATTTTGATAATGGACTGGACGGGTTTTTAAAGGTTTTGCCCAATGCAAATTTTCCTTTCATCTGTTCGAATTATGACTTTAAAAATACAATCCTCGACGGAAAAACTTCTCCCTATAAGATTTTCAATAAAAACGGAATCAAAGTTGGGCTTTTCGGCGTCGGAATTCAGTTAGACGGATTGGTTGGCAAAAAACAATATGGGGAAACGGTTTATTCAGATCCTATTGATGTTGCCCAACATTATTCCAACTTCCTGAAAAACGAACAGAAATGTGATCTTGTGATCTGCCTTTCACACATCGGTTATGATTACAAAGATGAACCCAATAAAATAAGTGATAAAATCCTGGCGGCTCAAACCGATAATATTGATATTATTCTCGGCGGGCATACCCACACCTTCTTACCTCAACCTGAAAGTTTCACCAATAAATCCGGTAAAAACGTTCTGGTAAACCAGGTGGGGTGGGCAGGTCTTCTCTTAGGAAGGATAGATTTTTATTTTGATACTCATAAAAACGTAAAACATATTTCCTGGAATAATCAGGTAATTGACAGCAGCATAATAGCATAA
- a CDS encoding 5'-nucleotidase C-terminal domain-containing protein — translation MKNKFLLLGIVLTTLSACRTASSASSIQLTEVKTQKNISINNELRNDEEFVKFIEPYKQKLDKEMNQKISHTSIDLTKQGDNSNLGNLLADYTYEGADEWAKKNLQKNVDAALINIGGIRTTIGKGDILLKNIFEVMPFENEIVIVKMKGSELKGLYDYYAEHQVNNPVSHLTIETKDGQLTKTLINGKAVDPAHDYYIATSDYLALGGDNMKFFSRGESIATGIKMRDLFIDYFKKNPEVVVNNDVRLNFIGKK, via the coding sequence ATGAAAAATAAATTCTTGTTACTAGGAATTGTTCTGACTACTCTTTCTGCATGCAGGACGGCCTCATCCGCTTCTTCCATTCAGCTTACGGAGGTAAAAACTCAGAAAAATATTTCTATTAATAATGAGCTGAGGAATGATGAGGAGTTTGTAAAATTTATTGAGCCTTATAAGCAGAAACTGGATAAAGAGATGAATCAAAAAATCTCCCACACCAGTATAGATCTTACCAAACAGGGTGATAATAGCAATTTAGGTAATCTTTTAGCAGACTATACCTACGAAGGAGCTGATGAATGGGCAAAGAAAAACCTTCAGAAAAATGTCGACGCCGCTTTGATCAATATCGGAGGAATCCGTACAACGATTGGAAAAGGGGATATTTTGCTTAAAAACATTTTTGAAGTGATGCCTTTTGAAAATGAGATAGTTATTGTAAAAATGAAGGGTTCAGAGTTAAAAGGTCTGTATGATTACTATGCAGAACATCAGGTAAACAATCCGGTTTCCCATTTAACCATTGAAACCAAAGACGGACAATTAACGAAGACTTTGATCAATGGAAAGGCAGTAGATCCGGCACACGATTATTATATTGCTACCTCCGATTATCTGGCATTGGGCGGTGACAATATGAAATTTTTCTCGCGGGGAGAGTCCATTGCGACAGGCATTAAAATGAGAGATCTTTTCATTGATTATTTCAAAAAAAATCCCGAAGTAGTGGTTAATAATGATGTTCGTTTAAATTTTATCGGTAAGAAATAA
- the dapA gene encoding 4-hydroxy-tetrahydrodipicolinate synthase encodes MSKFKGVGVALVTPFNEDLSVDFDSLTKLVDFNIENGTNYLVVLGTTAEAATLSAEEKKQVIDHIVKVNNKRLPLVLGIGGNNTLEVKKQIEEADLSAFEAVLSVSPYYNKPNQEGLYQHYKALASTGKNIIIYNVPSRTGQNLEAETTLRLAKDFPNLFLIKEAAPNILQYFDILRKKPEGFNLVSGDDEYTLPVTLAGGAGVISVIGQGYPKEFSTMVQLALDKRVEEAYEIHNKLVEITRLIFAEGNPCGIKAVLAEKGIIKNYLRLPLIPASEGLYAKIKAEMANI; translated from the coding sequence ATGAGCAAGTTCAAAGGAGTAGGTGTTGCACTGGTAACGCCTTTTAATGAAGATTTATCCGTTGATTTCGATAGTTTGACTAAACTGGTTGACTTTAATATCGAGAACGGAACCAACTATTTGGTTGTTTTAGGAACCACAGCGGAAGCTGCGACGCTTTCTGCTGAGGAGAAGAAACAGGTGATAGACCATATCGTTAAGGTAAACAACAAACGCCTTCCTTTGGTTTTGGGAATTGGTGGTAATAATACACTTGAGGTAAAAAAACAGATTGAAGAAGCAGATCTTTCTGCATTTGAAGCGGTACTTTCTGTATCTCCTTACTATAACAAACCTAATCAGGAAGGGCTTTATCAACATTATAAAGCGCTGGCTTCCACAGGGAAAAATATCATTATCTATAATGTCCCTTCCAGAACAGGACAAAATCTTGAAGCAGAGACGACTTTACGTCTGGCAAAAGATTTCCCGAATTTATTCTTAATTAAAGAAGCAGCCCCGAATATTCTTCAGTATTTCGATATTTTAAGAAAAAAACCTGAAGGATTCAACTTAGTTTCTGGTGATGACGAATACACACTTCCTGTAACTTTAGCGGGTGGGGCAGGAGTAATTTCTGTGATCGGACAAGGATATCCTAAAGAATTTTCAACAATGGTTCAATTGGCTTTGGATAAAAGAGTGGAGGAGGCTTACGAAATTCACAACAAATTGGTAGAAATCACAAGACTGATTTTTGCTGAGGGAAATCCATGCGGTATCAAGGCTGTTTTAGCTGAAAAAGGAATTATTAAAAATTATTTGAGACTTCCTTTAATTCCGGCTTCAGAAGGTCTTTATGCTAAGATTAAAGCAGAAATGGCGAACATTTAA
- a CDS encoding GNAT family N-acetyltransferase → MKFIKATEIDIPLIQDLARRSWENAYAEILSEEQLEYMLGTMYSEAEIASHLHQPDYHYFLIEGETDRSFGGFIGYENHYEEKTTKLHRIYLIPEVKGKGWGKEALRFLKERVYENGDDRIILNVNKNNPAKRFYESQGFTVYDEGIFDIGKGFFMDDYLMEFLIHEQMT, encoded by the coding sequence ATGAAATTTATAAAAGCTACAGAAATTGATATTCCTTTAATTCAGGATCTGGCAAGAAGATCCTGGGAAAATGCTTACGCTGAAATACTTTCTGAAGAACAGTTGGAATATATGCTTGGAACAATGTATTCTGAAGCGGAAATTGCAAGCCATCTCCACCAACCAGATTATCACTATTTTTTGATAGAAGGCGAAACTGATCGTTCATTTGGAGGTTTTATAGGATATGAAAATCATTACGAAGAAAAAACCACCAAGCTTCACAGAATTTATCTGATTCCGGAGGTCAAAGGAAAAGGATGGGGAAAGGAAGCCCTGCGGTTTCTAAAGGAAAGAGTGTACGAAAATGGAGACGATAGAATAATATTAAATGTCAATAAAAATAATCCGGCAAAAAGATTTTATGAATCTCAGGGTTTCACTGTATATGATGAGGGTATTTTCGATATTGGGAAAGGTTTTTTCATGGATGACTACCTGATGGAATTTTTAATTCACGAGCAAATGACTTAA
- a CDS encoding helix-turn-helix domain-containing protein translates to MKMYVKFDFNALCKKVLDEKLKEQGLRYRLLNFGEVEFYESFTKEQHNVFKKNLEEYGIEIIESQKIALVQKIKDAIAELVFSDETVSVKASIYIAERLNHSYGYLSNLFSEVTFTSIENFIILQKIEHAKGLIIGNKQSLTEIADKLNYSSVAHLSTQFKNTTGITPSQFHKIVAKRRKAQSLSLNF, encoded by the coding sequence ATGAAAATGTACGTTAAATTTGATTTTAATGCTCTTTGTAAAAAGGTATTGGATGAAAAGCTTAAAGAGCAAGGGCTTAGATACCGTCTGCTTAACTTTGGCGAAGTAGAATTCTATGAATCATTTACCAAAGAACAGCATAATGTCTTCAAGAAAAATCTTGAGGAATACGGAATCGAGATTATTGAAAGTCAGAAAATTGCTTTGGTGCAAAAAATAAAAGATGCTATTGCAGAACTTGTTTTTTCAGATGAAACGGTTTCTGTGAAAGCTTCAATCTATATTGCTGAAAGGCTGAACCATAGTTACGGATATCTTTCAAATCTGTTTTCAGAAGTGACTTTTACGTCTATTGAGAACTTTATTATTCTGCAGAAGATAGAGCACGCTAAAGGCCTTATTATTGGCAATAAGCAAAGCCTTACTGAGATTGCCGATAAGCTTAATTATTCCAGTGTGGCTCATTTGAGTACGCAGTTTAAAAATACGACAGGGATAACACCTTCCCAGTTCCATAAGATTGTAGCGAAGAGAAGAAAGGCACAAAGTTTATCACTAAACTTTTAA
- a CDS encoding response regulator has protein sequence MNKEYLNILLVDDAEENIELFKNIFNESKVGVKLLAFQDSNEFFEHLDNDETLAPEIIFINYDIFKNDLLYEIKKRENLYKVITVIYSEKISDDEIDDFFVNNGNVSIKRTENESAFKKKVSEVITVNWQYYTSGLNMDNFILKI, from the coding sequence ATGAATAAAGAATACCTGAATATTCTGTTGGTTGATGATGCAGAGGAAAATATTGAACTGTTTAAAAATATTTTTAACGAGTCAAAAGTGGGGGTCAAGTTGTTGGCATTCCAAGATTCAAACGAATTTTTTGAGCATCTTGATAATGATGAAACTCTTGCTCCAGAAATAATTTTCATTAATTATGATATTTTTAAGAATGATTTGCTATATGAAATTAAAAAGAGAGAAAATCTTTATAAAGTAATTACAGTTATCTATTCAGAAAAAATTTCAGATGATGAAATAGATGATTTCTTTGTTAACAATGGAAATGTTTCCATTAAAAGAACAGAGAATGAATCAGCTTTTAAAAAGAAAGTTTCTGAAGTGATAACAGTGAATTGGCAATATTATACTTCAGGATTAAATATGGATAATTTTATCTTAAAAATATAA
- the recG gene encoding ATP-dependent DNA helicase RecG, with product MNLETSIEYVKGIGPEKAKLIKSVLGIANVEDLLNFYPLRYLDKSKIHKVYNLQESSLEIQLKGKITNIQEIQTGKTKRLAAKFNDETGSMDLVWFQYSKWLKEQIPINKEIYIFGKINVFNNQYSMPHPEIEVEENKENDLRLKPIYPSSEKLTKRGLGQRFFQNILRNICKEIPNLIQENMPEYMIKHFKFLSRQHTFLNIHFPKDLEYFEKANYRLKFEESFFFQLGFALKKLHHKTQSHGNPFPIVGDYFTGFYENHLPFELTGAQKRVLKEIRLDMKKPIQMNRLLQGDVGSGKTMVALLTMLIAMDNDFQSCLMAPTEILAQQHYNGIKDLLTETGINIRLLTGSTKASERKRIHQELESGELSILVGTHAVLEDKVKFKNLGLAIIDEQHRFGVAQRAKLWAKNKIPPHILVMTATPIPRTLAMSFYSDLDVSVIDELPIGRKPIITAHRREKDRRYVYDFCREEIQKGRQIYFVYPLIDESETLDYKNLMEGLESIMDNFSKYNTTMLHGKMKPAEKDEAMNYFASGKAEIMVATTVIEVGVNVPNASVMVIESSERFGLSQLHQLRGRVGRGAEQSYCILMTSDKLSSDSRTRIKTMVETNDGFKISEVDMQLRGPGDILGTQQSGVVDFKRLDLVQDSDIIKLTKKTVEKILETDRLLVRPDHQIIKNYYLRSYRGKNKWSKIS from the coding sequence ATGAATTTAGAAACCTCCATAGAATATGTTAAGGGGATAGGCCCCGAAAAAGCCAAACTCATTAAAAGTGTTTTAGGCATTGCCAATGTAGAAGATCTTCTGAACTTCTACCCTCTCCGTTATTTGGATAAGAGCAAAATTCACAAGGTTTATAATCTTCAGGAAAGCAGCCTTGAAATACAACTGAAAGGTAAAATCACTAATATTCAGGAGATCCAGACCGGAAAAACAAAAAGACTTGCTGCAAAATTCAATGATGAAACCGGTTCTATGGATCTGGTATGGTTTCAGTATTCAAAATGGCTGAAGGAACAAATTCCGATCAATAAAGAAATTTACATTTTTGGAAAGATCAATGTATTCAATAATCAATATTCAATGCCACATCCGGAAATTGAAGTGGAAGAGAATAAGGAGAATGATCTTCGTTTAAAACCCATTTATCCGAGTTCGGAAAAGCTTACAAAAAGAGGGTTGGGACAGCGTTTTTTCCAGAATATCCTGAGAAATATATGTAAGGAAATTCCCAATTTGATTCAGGAAAATATGCCTGAATACATGATAAAACATTTTAAGTTTTTATCAAGGCAACATACGTTTTTAAATATTCACTTTCCAAAAGACCTGGAGTATTTTGAAAAGGCCAATTATCGTTTAAAATTTGAAGAATCTTTCTTTTTTCAGCTGGGATTCGCTTTAAAAAAGCTTCACCATAAAACGCAGTCGCACGGAAATCCGTTTCCGATTGTGGGAGATTATTTCACTGGTTTTTATGAAAATCACCTTCCGTTTGAACTGACAGGAGCTCAAAAAAGAGTATTAAAGGAAATTCGTCTCGATATGAAAAAGCCGATCCAGATGAACCGCCTTTTACAGGGAGATGTAGGTTCAGGTAAAACAATGGTGGCTTTACTGACCATGCTTATCGCGATGGATAATGATTTTCAAAGCTGTTTAATGGCTCCTACGGAAATCCTTGCGCAACAGCATTACAACGGTATCAAAGATCTATTGACGGAAACCGGGATCAATATTCGATTATTAACAGGTTCTACAAAGGCGTCTGAAAGAAAACGGATTCATCAGGAACTGGAAAGCGGAGAACTTTCCATTTTGGTTGGAACGCACGCCGTTTTGGAAGATAAAGTTAAATTCAAAAACCTTGGTTTAGCTATTATCGATGAACAGCATAGATTCGGTGTGGCACAACGTGCCAAACTTTGGGCAAAAAATAAAATACCTCCGCATATTCTGGTCATGACGGCTACGCCTATCCCCCGCACTCTGGCGATGAGTTTCTATTCAGACCTCGATGTTTCTGTCATTGATGAATTGCCAATTGGAAGAAAACCTATTATCACAGCCCACAGACGTGAAAAAGACAGAAGGTATGTCTATGATTTCTGCCGTGAAGAAATTCAGAAAGGAAGACAGATCTATTTCGTATATCCATTAATCGACGAATCTGAAACATTAGACTATAAAAATTTAATGGAAGGGCTGGAAAGTATTATGGATAATTTCTCAAAGTACAATACCACCATGCTTCACGGGAAAATGAAACCCGCTGAAAAGGATGAAGCCATGAATTATTTTGCTTCGGGAAAAGCGGAGATCATGGTGGCTACCACGGTAATTGAGGTCGGCGTCAATGTTCCCAATGCTTCTGTGATGGTAATTGAAAGTTCGGAGAGGTTTGGTCTGTCTCAGCTGCATCAGCTGCGAGGACGCGTAGGTCGTGGTGCGGAACAGAGCTATTGTATTCTGATGACCTCGGACAAATTGTCCAGCGACAGCAGAACCCGTATTAAAACTATGGTGGAGACCAATGACGGTTTTAAAATCTCAGAGGTAGATATGCAGTTGCGGGGTCCCGGAGATATCCTCGGAACCCAGCAAAGCGGTGTTGTAGATTTTAAAAGATTGGATCTTGTACAGGATTCCGATATCATTAAGCTGACCAAAAAAACGGTTGAAAAAATTCTCGAGACAGATCGACTTTTGGTAAGACCCGATCATCAGATCATAAAAAATTATTATCTGAGATCCTACCGGGGTAAAAATAAGTGGAGTAAAATTTCTTAG
- a CDS encoding thioredoxin family protein, producing the protein MKKTISIVLLFFFSFSFAQVKWMTIEDALKAQKEHPKKILIDFYADWCGPCKIMDKKTYGHQVIADILNQNYYPVRFNAEEKKPIKIFDRTFTNPNTEQKKGRNSLHEFTQFMNVAAVPSTVFLDEKGDPITILQGELSATELEPYLELISNNLYKKIRSRDQWEDYQKKFKSKIKD; encoded by the coding sequence ATGAAAAAAACAATAAGCATCGTATTACTTTTCTTTTTCAGCTTCAGCTTTGCACAGGTAAAGTGGATGACAATTGAAGATGCCTTAAAAGCTCAGAAAGAGCATCCCAAGAAAATACTGATTGACTTTTATGCGGACTGGTGCGGCCCCTGTAAAATCATGGATAAAAAGACCTATGGGCACCAGGTTATTGCAGATATACTGAATCAAAATTATTATCCTGTGAGATTTAATGCTGAAGAAAAAAAACCGATAAAAATTTTCGACAGGACTTTTACAAATCCTAACACCGAACAGAAAAAAGGAAGAAATTCTTTGCATGAGTTTACTCAGTTTATGAATGTAGCCGCCGTTCCGAGTACTGTTTTTCTAGATGAGAAGGGAGACCCTATAACCATTTTGCAGGGGGAATTATCAGCCACAGAACTTGAACCTTATTTAGAGTTGATTTCCAATAACCTATACAAAAAAATCCGAAGCCGTGACCAGTGGGAGGATTATCAGAAAAAGTTCAAATCCAAAATAAAAGATTAA